Proteins from a single region of Weeksella virosa DSM 16922:
- a CDS encoding gliding motility lipoprotein GldH has protein sequence MGHKTVKKISFTFLLVLIFFSCESKHYYQENQDLSAGWAKDSIKEFSFHVKDSVDIHANLAFLLRNKTDYAYSNLYLFTTIKDPKGHEMTDTLQYYIAIPDGSWIGKGIQAKEQLLILRENLPLKDTGVYKIQVKQGMRTNILKGLKDISLIVDKTNN, from the coding sequence GTGGGCCACAAAACCGTAAAAAAGATTAGTTTTACTTTTTTGTTAGTTTTGATTTTCTTTAGTTGCGAATCGAAACATTACTACCAAGAAAACCAAGACCTAAGTGCTGGTTGGGCAAAAGATAGTATAAAGGAATTTTCTTTTCATGTAAAAGATTCTGTAGACATACATGCTAATTTGGCATTTCTCTTGAGAAACAAGACCGATTATGCATATAGTAATTTGTATCTTTTTACGACGATAAAAGATCCAAAAGGGCATGAAATGACAGACACATTGCAATATTATATTGCCATTCCCGATGGAAGTTGGATTGGGAAAGGCATACAAGCAAAAGAGCAATTACTTATTTTACGTGAAAACTTACCTCTGAAAGATACAGGAGTTTATAAAATACAGGTAAAACAAGGTATGCGTACCAATATTTTAAAAGGTCTTAAAGATATTAGCTTAATTGTTGATAAAACGAATAATTGA